The following coding sequences are from one Ornithorhynchus anatinus isolate Pmale09 chromosome 18, mOrnAna1.pri.v4, whole genome shotgun sequence window:
- the KLHL5 gene encoding kelch-like protein 5 isoform X3 yields the protein MEPCTSDEFFQALNHAEQTFKKMENYLRHKQLCDVVLVAGDRRIPAHRLILSSVSDYFAAMFTNDVREARQEEIKMEGVEPNSLWALVQYAYTGRLELKEDNIECLLSTACLLQLSQVVEACCKFLMKQLHPSNCLGIRSFADAQGCTDLHKVAHNYTMEHFMEVIRNQEFVLLPASEISKLLASDDMNIPNEETILNALLTWVRHDLEQRPKDLSKLLAYIRLPLLAPQFLADMENNTLFRDDIECQKLIMEAMKYHLLPERRPMLQSPRTKPRKSTVGTLFAVGGMDATKGATSIEKYDLRTNMWTPVANMNGRRLQFGVSVLEDKLYVVGGRDGLKTLNTVECYNPKTKTWSVMPPMSTHRHGLGVAVLEGPMYAVGGHDGWSYLNTVERWDPQARQWNFVASMSTPRSTVGVAVLSGKLYAVGGRDGSSCLKSVECFDPHTNKWTPCAQMSKRRGGVGVTTWSGLLYAIGGHDAPASNLASRLSDCVERYDPKTDVWTSVASMSISRDAVGVCLLGDRLYAVGGYDGQTYLNTVEAYDPQTNEWTQVAPLCLGRAGACVVTVKL from the exons TCGAATTCCGGCTCACAg GTTAATCCTCTCCTCTGTCTCAGACTATTTTGCTGCCATGTTCACCAATGACGTCAGGGAGGCGAGACAAGAAGAAATCAAAATGGAAGGAGTTGAACCAAATTCACTCTGGGCCCTGGTACAATATGCATATACAG GTCGCCTTGAGTTAAAAGAAGACAATATCGAGTGCCTGTTATCCACCGCTTGCCTTCTCCAGCTATCTCAGGTTGTGGAAGCATGCTGCAAGTTCTTAATGAAACAGCTTCACCCATCCAATTGCCTGGGAATCCGTTCTTTCGCTGATGCACAAGGTTGTACAGATTTACACAAAGTGGCTCATAATTACACCATG GAGCATTTCATGGAAGTAATAAGGAACCAGGAATTTGTATTATTACCGGCCAGTGAAATTTCAAAGCTTTTGGCAAGTGATGATATGAACATCCCCAACGAAGAGACAATACTTAATGCACTCCTGACTTGGGTCCGTCATGATTTGGAACAGAGGCCGAAAGATCTCAGTAAACTATTGGCTTACATTAGGCTGCCTCTCCTGGCCCCTCAG TTCCTGGCAGACATGGAAAACAACACGCTGTTCCGGGATGACATCGAATGTCAGAAACTCATCATGGAAGCAATGAAGTACCATTTGCTTCCCGAAAGAAGACCCATGTTACAAAGTCCTCGCACTAAGCCCAGGAAGTCAACGGTCGGGACCTTGTTTGCAGTTGGAGGGATGGACGCCACGAAAG gagctACTAGCATCGAAAAATACGATCTCCGTACAAACATGTGGACCCCGGTAGCCAATATGAATGGACGGAGGTTGCAGTTCGGAGTGTCGGTGCTGGAAGACAAGCTGTACGTTGTGGGCGGTCGAGACGGCCTGAAGACTCTGAATACCGTCGAGTGCTACAACCCCAAAACCAAAACCTGGAGTGTCATGCCACCTATGTCCACGCACAGGCACGGTCTGG GGGTGGCCGTGCTGGAAGGCCCCATGTACGCCGTCGGGGGACACGATGGCTGGAGCTACCTGAACACGGTGGAGCGGTGGGACCCCCAAGCCCGCCAGTGGAACTTCGTGGCCAGCATGTCCACGCCCAGGAGCACGGTGGGCGTGGCTGTCCTCAGTGGAAA GCTGTACGCTGTCGGGGGCCGGGATGGGAGCTCTTGTCTCAAGTCTGTGGAGTGCTTTGACCCCCACACCAATAAGTGGACTCCCTGTGCCCAGATGTCCAAACGGAGAGGGGGAGTTGGAGTGACCACGTGGAGCGGACTGCTCTACGCCATCGGCGGACACGACGCACCCGCCTCCAACTTGGCGTCCCGCCTGTCAGACTGTGTGGAGAG GTATGATCCGAAGACCGACGTTTGGACTTCGGTGGCCTCCATGAGCATCAGCAGGGACGCCGTCGGGGTGTGCCTTCTCGGGGACAGGCTGTACGCCGTCGGCGGCTACGACGGCCAAACGTACCTCAATACGGTGGAAGCCTACGACCCGCAGACAAACGAGTGGACACAG GTGGCGCCACTGTGCCTAGGCAGGGCAGGGGCCTGTGTGGTAACGGTAAAACTGTGA